From a region of the Aeoliella mucimassa genome:
- a CDS encoding PEP-CTERM sorting domain-containing protein (PEP-CTERM proteins occur, often in large numbers, in the proteomes of bacteria that also encode an exosortase, a predicted intramembrane cysteine proteinase. The presence of a PEP-CTERM domain at a protein's C-terminus predicts cleavage within the sorting domain, followed by covalent anchoring to some some component of the (usually Gram-negative) cell surface. Many PEP-CTERM proteins exhibit an unusual sequence composition that includes large numbers of potential glycosylation sites. Expression of one such protein has been shown restore the ability of a bacterium to form floc, a type of biofilm.): MPRSTLLRYAATLVPPLMVALATILLAPIPADAEVTWSGNINPESPRLDDENNFIRVGDVSGGTLSITDWSNFSSYYTYLGYEADASGIVSVDGFATRFISYDTFVGYRGNGVLSITNGATGLFAKTIIADESASTGSASIDGRGTRWNGWELIVGNEGTGTLAINNGAVIRINGDTTVAAMSGSTGQIYFDNGTLFTQSLLAATNDLLGSGSINTQGLVSDFDLVFDANNGPNKSLVLDDLPGQNIHIQLDYDGSGALGAGYSGQGTLTIADGQNIESSYGYLGYREGSSGSAVIEGPDSSWTTYRLYVGYGGAGSLAILDGNHVDVKRDTYVGTRSGSSGNIIFDQGTLTTSTLYVNPNDLTGTGTINTHGLVSDIDLKFDAENGYAQTFLLNDSPNQDITLNLLRALTLGVGYRETASMEITEGQRIHSTTGYLGYLPDSHGSASIDGTGSTWSIRMYDNYFTHTLHVGHYGEGAISVTNGGTLFTSDAIVGNEAGSSGLVSVDGAGSGWVNDPDDYILGSTVIGNSGQGTVNLTRGGIAQSYRGILGNNLGSTGQVSVDGAGSSWAIQSVFSSYGDLTIGNQGTGSLSITNGGFVSNELATVGKQLDGSGTVLVDGEGSLWENTSSLYLGLRGEGRLTISQGGMVTVAEETWVGGDSAWDGTLPRPTGSIHFDDGVLSTQSLVAAAADLTGTGVIFTQGLLSDLSLTFDATHGRQQVVTMNQLPDQHLTIGLNLADGTILGAGYGGVGSLTIADQVTILSSEGHIGYLPGASGTAMVRDATWNIAGELNVGRQGNGTLLLSNGAQVESTEGYIGRYAGSSGLVSLSGEDTTWQIGGRFNLGDQGNASLTITNGAILTTGDSDVGDTVGSVGTAMISGQGSTWLGYDLSLGNEGTGIITIADGGVLYSYESYIGDTANGHGSISVDGASSLWKNYQGNSVYLGHQGTGTLFVTSGATASSSTTYVGYDTSASGTIAIDGLGSSWNAGELTLGNAGTATLHVTNGASVKSTNAYLGREVGSTALATVDGTGSSWTTTQSLTIGNRGQGTLSITNGAKVSSLSATLGSEQEASGAVTLDGPNSSWNIDGDLNVGYQGKGTLSIKRDAKVSVTGSTWVSSEQRDNGTLSFYNGLLTTGTLLAGAEHLTGKGTIYAHSLVSDVDLAFDATHGHQQTFSMQKLPGQAIDIHLDYVDGLPLGAGYGGRGSLTIADGKQIESSTGYLGYHQGASGAALVDGPESRWTLTENLYVGNQGNGVLSITNGASVEVANETWLGAGPRGSGSIHFDNGTLSTFWLYASAKDLTGTGTIDTQYLFADIDLVFDDQHPWDGSIRLNDLPDQDITINLTHYVTLGKVGIGYRNTGSLTITNQNTNINRLYLGHLPGSFGKATIQGEEITMYSNYECYVGVGGNGLLEIIDGAQVGHEKVYIGSEAGSDGRVVMSGLETKWYVRDIFVGDHGQGTLEVTDGSYVKSGDTVIGNEVDSTGLITVTGPGSSFISDSYSHYPRITGLPVGYRGSGTLSVTNGGYVQAVNCVIGYSPGSTGQVYVDGSESLFYTPDLYIGYQGDGTVTIVNEGTLKSREIHIGYEKGSTGMMIVDGIGSITEPISLDVGYHGIGTLQIVNGGTVNAGQGNIADKSHVLVDGKGSMLALSSLSTWGQGRSESISPTSLSITNGGYLSTNSLRLIASVVTQVDGIDSIVDVKQLSLASTSNTTTTIANGGLICVSDTLSIGYGRSGKPYQYNAIQLTSGGMLALAGEGDDSLADFMSLVLTTNDYEVSNLLYYWDSAEEDWALLEQASYGTDYTLAYHSTGSLAGYTVLTVGRVPEPSTALLTLASIAGGWIAVRRRRLGSLR, translated from the coding sequence GTGCCGAGGTCCACTTTGCTGCGCTACGCTGCTACGCTCGTCCCCCCGCTGATGGTCGCCCTCGCGACGATCCTCCTCGCCCCAATACCCGCGGATGCAGAAGTCACCTGGTCGGGTAACATCAACCCGGAATCTCCTCGACTTGATGACGAGAACAACTTCATCCGTGTCGGTGATGTTTCAGGGGGTACCCTATCCATTACCGATTGGAGCAATTTTTCATCATACTACACTTACCTTGGCTACGAAGCAGACGCTAGCGGGATAGTGTCGGTTGATGGCTTCGCTACCAGATTCATCTCCTATGATACGTTTGTTGGATATCGCGGGAATGGAGTGCTCTCGATCACCAATGGAGCCACCGGTCTCTTTGCCAAAACAATCATCGCCGATGAATCGGCATCTACCGGTTCGGCATCAATCGATGGTCGGGGAACGAGATGGAACGGGTGGGAGCTTATCGTTGGAAACGAGGGAACAGGCACCTTGGCCATTAACAATGGTGCAGTAATCCGCATTAATGGAGATACAACCGTTGCAGCGATGTCAGGATCGACCGGGCAGATCTATTTCGACAACGGAACACTCTTTACCCAATCTTTGCTCGCGGCAACCAACGATTTGTTGGGCAGTGGGTCCATCAATACTCAAGGACTTGTGAGTGATTTCGACTTGGTGTTCGATGCCAACAATGGGCCCAACAAGTCGCTTGTTCTCGACGACTTGCCAGGGCAAAACATCCATATACAGCTTGACTACGATGGTAGCGGTGCTCTGGGGGCAGGTTATTCGGGGCAAGGAACGCTCACCATCGCCGATGGTCAGAACATCGAATCTAGCTATGGCTACCTTGGTTATCGCGAAGGCTCTTCAGGGAGTGCGGTGATCGAAGGACCCGACTCGAGTTGGACAACTTATAGGCTCTATGTTGGATACGGTGGAGCGGGTTCGCTCGCCATCCTCGATGGCAATCACGTGGATGTCAAACGGGACACCTATGTTGGTACGCGTTCTGGTTCGTCTGGCAATATTATCTTCGACCAGGGAACCCTGACTACCTCTACTCTATACGTCAACCCCAATGACCTCACTGGAACAGGCACCATCAATACCCATGGGTTAGTGAGTGACATCGACCTGAAATTCGATGCCGAGAATGGATACGCTCAGACCTTTCTATTGAATGACTCCCCCAACCAAGACATTACCCTCAATCTACTTAGAGCACTCACACTAGGCGTAGGGTACCGAGAGACCGCCTCGATGGAAATCACCGAGGGTCAACGGATCCACTCGACCACAGGTTACCTCGGCTACTTGCCTGACTCCCATGGCTCAGCAAGCATCGATGGAACCGGATCTACCTGGTCTATTCGCATGTATGACAACTATTTCACACATACTCTTCACGTCGGCCACTACGGCGAAGGTGCTATTTCGGTCACCAATGGAGGAACCCTATTCACTTCCGATGCAATCGTCGGCAACGAAGCAGGCTCGTCAGGTTTGGTCTCCGTCGATGGGGCAGGTTCCGGTTGGGTGAATGATCCAGATGATTACATTTTGGGTTCTACGGTCATTGGGAATAGCGGTCAGGGTACCGTGAACCTCACCCGCGGTGGTATCGCTCAGAGCTATCGCGGCATCCTTGGCAACAATCTCGGCTCCACCGGGCAGGTATCGGTCGATGGAGCCGGATCGTCGTGGGCAATCCAATCGGTTTTCAGTTCCTATGGCGATCTAACGATCGGCAACCAGGGAACCGGGTCGCTCTCGATTACCAATGGTGGTTTTGTCTCCAACGAGCTGGCAACGGTTGGCAAGCAGCTTGATGGCTCCGGAACCGTACTGGTGGATGGTGAAGGCTCGTTGTGGGAGAACACCAGTAGTCTCTACCTTGGACTCCGCGGTGAGGGACGGCTTACCATTTCGCAGGGGGGAATGGTAACCGTCGCGGAGGAAACTTGGGTGGGGGGAGATTCTGCCTGGGATGGCACCCTCCCCCGCCCTACAGGCAGCATCCACTTCGACGATGGCGTTCTCTCCACACAATCGCTTGTGGCAGCCGCCGCCGATTTAACCGGTACCGGAGTTATCTTCACGCAGGGACTCCTGAGCGATCTCTCCCTCACGTTCGACGCTACCCATGGGCGACAACAGGTGGTTACCATGAACCAGTTGCCCGATCAACATCTCACCATTGGACTAAACCTAGCCGATGGCACCATCCTCGGTGCGGGTTACGGTGGCGTTGGCAGCCTGACGATCGCCGATCAGGTAACCATCCTTTCAAGCGAGGGTCACATCGGCTATCTCCCCGGCGCTAGCGGTACCGCAATGGTCAGGGATGCCACATGGAACATCGCTGGAGAGCTGAACGTCGGCCGCCAAGGCAACGGAACACTACTTCTCTCCAACGGTGCACAAGTCGAATCAACCGAGGGATACATCGGTCGGTACGCGGGGTCCTCAGGGCTTGTTTCCCTCTCCGGCGAGGATACCACTTGGCAAATCGGTGGTCGCTTCAATCTGGGCGACCAAGGCAACGCTTCGCTAACCATCACAAACGGAGCCATACTGACTACCGGTGATTCCGATGTGGGAGATACCGTTGGCAGTGTCGGCACCGCGATGATTTCGGGACAGGGATCTACCTGGCTTGGCTACGACTTATCTCTCGGGAACGAAGGGACTGGCATCATCACCATTGCAGATGGAGGAGTTCTTTATAGTTACGAAAGCTACATTGGAGATACAGCGAACGGACATGGTTCGATTTCTGTCGATGGCGCCAGCTCGCTCTGGAAAAATTATCAAGGAAACTCCGTTTACCTTGGACATCAAGGCACTGGCACTCTATTCGTGACAAGTGGAGCGACCGCAAGCAGCTCCACCACTTACGTGGGTTACGACACTAGTGCGAGCGGTACAATTGCCATCGATGGTTTAGGTTCGTCGTGGAACGCAGGCGAACTGACACTTGGCAATGCTGGTACCGCGACTCTCCATGTTACCAACGGAGCGAGCGTCAAGAGCACCAATGCTTACCTGGGTCGCGAAGTCGGCTCCACAGCTCTGGCGACAGTCGACGGAACTGGCAGTTCGTGGACAACCACCCAATCGCTCACCATTGGCAATCGCGGCCAGGGCACGCTCTCCATCACCAACGGGGCGAAAGTAAGTAGCCTAAGTGCGACCCTTGGTTCCGAGCAGGAAGCCTCCGGCGCTGTCACGCTCGATGGCCCAAATAGCTCGTGGAACATCGATGGCGATTTGAATGTCGGTTACCAGGGAAAGGGTACGCTCTCGATCAAACGCGATGCCAAGGTTTCAGTTACTGGGAGCACCTGGGTAAGCTCCGAACAAAGAGACAACGGAACGCTCTCATTTTATAACGGATTGCTCACCACGGGTACGTTGCTGGCCGGTGCCGAACACCTGACTGGTAAAGGGACCATCTACGCACACAGCCTGGTAAGCGACGTCGACCTGGCATTCGATGCAACGCACGGCCATCAGCAAACCTTCTCGATGCAGAAGCTACCTGGGCAAGCAATCGATATTCATCTCGACTACGTCGATGGACTTCCCTTGGGGGCCGGTTATGGCGGTCGTGGATCGCTAACCATCGCCGATGGCAAGCAAATCGAATCGAGCACCGGCTACCTGGGATACCACCAAGGTGCTTCCGGCGCAGCCCTGGTCGACGGCCCCGAGAGTCGCTGGACCTTGACCGAGAACCTGTACGTCGGCAACCAAGGGAATGGCGTTCTTTCGATCACCAATGGAGCCTCGGTCGAGGTCGCCAATGAGACCTGGCTCGGCGCAGGCCCCCGAGGCTCCGGCAGCATCCATTTCGACAACGGAACACTATCGACCTTTTGGCTGTACGCGTCGGCAAAAGATCTCACCGGAACAGGCACCATCGATACGCAATACCTATTTGCAGATATCGACCTGGTATTCGACGACCAACACCCCTGGGATGGCAGCATCCGGCTCAACGATCTCCCCGACCAAGATATCACGATCAATTTGACACACTATGTCACTCTTGGAAAAGTTGGAATCGGATACCGCAATACTGGCTCGCTGACGATTACTAACCAAAACACCAACATAAACAGACTTTATCTTGGTCATCTGCCCGGCTCATTTGGCAAAGCAACGATCCAAGGAGAAGAAATCACTATGTACTCCAACTACGAGTGTTACGTAGGAGTCGGAGGAAACGGGTTGCTCGAGATAATCGACGGAGCCCAAGTTGGTCACGAAAAAGTATACATTGGTTCTGAAGCAGGCTCTGACGGACGTGTTGTGATGTCAGGATTGGAAACGAAGTGGTACGTTAGAGACATCTTTGTAGGGGACCACGGCCAAGGAACCCTCGAGGTAACCGATGGGAGTTACGTCAAATCTGGCGACACTGTGATCGGCAACGAAGTTGACTCCACCGGCCTCATAACCGTGACTGGCCCTGGATCCTCTTTTATATCTGACTCTTACTCCCACTATCCGCGAATCACCGGATTGCCTGTAGGCTATCGCGGTTCTGGCACTTTGTCAGTGACCAATGGTGGGTACGTTCAAGCGGTAAACTGCGTAATTGGTTATAGCCCTGGCTCCACTGGCCAAGTCTATGTCGATGGCAGCGAGTCACTCTTCTATACTCCCGATCTCTACATCGGATATCAGGGGGATGGCACCGTGACCATCGTGAACGAAGGCACCCTCAAGAGCAGAGAAATCCACATCGGCTACGAGAAAGGCTCTACGGGAATGATGATCGTCGATGGCATTGGCTCCATCACGGAGCCCATCAGCTTAGATGTGGGCTATCACGGGATAGGAACCTTACAAATAGTGAATGGTGGAACAGTGAACGCGGGCCAAGGAAACATTGCGGATAAAAGCCATGTTCTGGTCGATGGAAAAGGGTCGATGCTCGCGCTGTCAAGTTTGAGTACCTGGGGTCAGGGACGCTCGGAATCCATATCGCCAACCTCATTGTCAATAACCAACGGAGGATACCTCTCCACAAACTCTCTACGGCTAATTGCTTCAGTTGTCACACAAGTCGATGGCATCGACTCAATAGTCGACGTAAAACAGTTATCTTTAGCATCCACCTCGAATACCACCACCACTATTGCCAATGGTGGACTAATATGCGTTTCCGATACCTTAAGCATTGGATATGGCAGATCGGGGAAGCCATATCAGTACAACGCCATTCAACTCACCTCCGGTGGAATGCTTGCCCTGGCTGGCGAGGGAGACGATTCGCTGGCCGACTTCATGAGTTTGGTTTTGACAACGAACGATTACGAAGTGTCGAACTTGCTGTACTACTGGGACTCGGCAGAGGAAGATTGGGCGCTGCTCGAACAAGCTAGCTACGGTACCGATTACACGCTGGCTTACCACTCGACCGGCTCCCTGGCCGGGTACACGGTGCTAACCGTGGGCCGCGTGCCCGAACCCTCGACCGCACTGCTCACGCTGGCAAGCATCGCCGGGGGATGGATCGCAGTACGGCGCCGGCGGCTGGGGAGTTTGCGATAG
- a CDS encoding penicillin acylase family protein, protein MESISIRNPRYPFTAERDDAGVPHVQAANWQAAVYALGYMHAIDRPTQIYFARAVAAGRAAQRIAAKPELVEMDTFLRRANLTQRIDEETADLEPRILEQLLWYCEGVNDGLAEGRRSLPMWVTGFEPGPWTPQAVLLLGNLLSFAGLAVGEQESEQTLLELIQLGVADERIRELFAPYLDGIDFDPLRQVHITRRLSDEALEVLADLPRLAGSNAWAVSPARSATGSALLASDPHLEVNRLPAIWYEVVLDWTDNPNEPKYAMGATLPGCPLMAVGRTPNLAWGVTYMAADTSDFFIEDCRPGGETGWQYRRGNLWHDFRLRRETIERKSQAAVEVDVYENDLGTLARLPEEPGYYTSVAWIGTHQGSGRAIGTWLDVIAANDTREAMNVVRESPHPSLVWVFADRPGHIGLQASGWLPQRPPHASGITPLAAWDESNHWQGVVPAELLPSKYDPPIGFVATANEEQYRTDGPPVHASHLADYRLRRITERLTEMPQATIIDMQQLQYDVLSTHARDLLPVLLAHLDDCPLKQKLTAWDCRYTPESTEASLFNSFYRQILLEIFGQEAGIGWRRMMYLSTRMGYSKFLLAACDRMLRKVTSSWWRDRDKGDMIRRAAERAAAEPVRPWSKVNEFHFVNRFINLGSVGRLLGLKSPPIAMPGCHATPFQGHLLTTKTRESTFAPSYHFVTDLATDEAWTNLPGGPSESAFSWYYQSDLERWKTGTYKRLTAQRDDNDDSQVDADLLG, encoded by the coding sequence ATGGAATCGATCAGTATCCGGAACCCACGTTACCCATTTACCGCCGAACGCGACGACGCCGGCGTGCCCCACGTGCAAGCCGCCAACTGGCAGGCGGCCGTTTATGCGTTGGGGTACATGCACGCGATCGACCGCCCTACGCAAATCTATTTTGCCCGGGCGGTGGCCGCTGGACGCGCGGCCCAACGCATTGCTGCCAAGCCCGAATTGGTGGAGATGGATACCTTTCTGCGGCGGGCGAACCTCACTCAGCGGATCGACGAAGAAACCGCCGACCTCGAACCTCGCATTCTCGAGCAACTGCTCTGGTACTGCGAAGGGGTCAACGACGGACTCGCCGAGGGGCGGCGGTCGCTGCCGATGTGGGTCACCGGGTTCGAGCCTGGCCCGTGGACTCCGCAGGCGGTGCTGCTGCTTGGCAACTTGCTCTCGTTCGCCGGCCTGGCGGTCGGCGAGCAAGAGTCGGAACAAACCCTGCTCGAACTCATCCAGCTCGGCGTCGCCGACGAACGAATCCGCGAACTGTTCGCCCCGTACCTCGATGGCATCGACTTCGATCCGCTGCGTCAGGTGCACATCACCCGCCGACTCTCCGACGAAGCCCTCGAAGTGCTGGCCGACCTCCCACGCCTGGCAGGCAGCAACGCCTGGGCGGTGAGCCCCGCCCGCAGTGCTACCGGTAGCGCGCTGCTAGCGAGCGATCCGCATCTGGAAGTGAATCGCCTGCCGGCCATCTGGTACGAAGTGGTGCTCGACTGGACCGACAACCCTAACGAACCTAAGTACGCGATGGGCGCGACGCTGCCGGGCTGTCCGCTGATGGCCGTTGGTCGCACGCCGAATCTCGCCTGGGGGGTCACCTACATGGCGGCCGACACCAGCGACTTCTTCATCGAAGACTGCCGCCCCGGCGGCGAAACCGGTTGGCAATATCGTCGCGGCAACCTCTGGCACGACTTCCGTTTACGGCGCGAGACCATCGAGCGCAAGTCGCAAGCGGCCGTGGAAGTCGACGTCTACGAGAACGACCTCGGCACCCTTGCCCGTCTGCCCGAAGAGCCTGGCTACTACACGAGTGTCGCCTGGATCGGCACCCACCAAGGCAGCGGCCGCGCGATCGGCACCTGGCTCGACGTGATCGCAGCCAACGACACCCGCGAAGCAATGAACGTGGTCCGCGAGTCGCCCCATCCGTCGCTCGTATGGGTATTCGCCGACCGCCCTGGCCACATCGGACTGCAAGCCAGTGGATGGCTGCCGCAGCGACCGCCACACGCTTCGGGTATCACGCCGCTCGCAGCGTGGGACGAATCGAATCACTGGCAGGGAGTGGTGCCTGCCGAGTTGCTACCGAGCAAGTACGATCCGCCGATCGGTTTTGTGGCCACCGCGAACGAAGAGCAGTATCGCACCGACGGCCCACCGGTGCATGCGAGCCACCTGGCCGACTACCGCCTGCGACGCATCACCGAGCGACTCACCGAGATGCCACAAGCGACCATCATCGACATGCAGCAGTTGCAGTACGACGTACTCAGCACCCACGCCCGCGACCTGCTGCCGGTGCTGCTGGCCCACCTCGACGACTGCCCGCTGAAGCAAAAGCTAACCGCCTGGGACTGTCGTTACACGCCGGAGAGTACCGAAGCTTCACTGTTCAACAGCTTCTACCGCCAGATTCTGCTCGAGATCTTCGGGCAGGAAGCCGGCATCGGCTGGCGGCGCATGATGTACCTCTCCACGCGGATGGGCTACTCGAAGTTCCTGCTCGCAGCGTGCGATCGGATGCTTCGCAAAGTCACCAGCAGCTGGTGGCGCGACCGCGACAAAGGCGACATGATTCGCCGCGCGGCCGAACGGGCAGCGGCCGAGCCGGTTCGCCCGTGGTCGAAGGTCAACGAGTTTCACTTCGTCAATCGATTTATCAACCTCGGCAGCGTCGGGCGACTGCTCGGGCTTAAGTCGCCGCCGATCGCGATGCCGGGCTGCCATGCGACCCCGTTTCAGGGTCACCTGCTAACCACCAAAACCCGCGAGAGCACGTTCGCCCCGAGCTACCACTTTGTCACCGACCTGGCCACCGACGAAGCCTGGACCAACCTACCCGGCGGCCCCAGCGAGAGTGCGTTCAGTTGGTACTACCAATCGGACCTCGAGCGATGGAAAACTGGCACCTACAAACGCCTGACCGCCCAGCGGGACGATAACGACGACTCGCAAGTGGACGCGGATTTATTAGGGTAG
- a CDS encoding GspE/PulE family protein, with protein sequence MMPTNRLAEWHEFLTAGPADAVELVDRLLALVAESRASDVHIDPTESTIEFRWRLDGVLAPLGQLPRSLAAHVIGRLKVLAGLLTYETALPQEGRLASPTTGGEFRVSTFPTLFGERAVLRALGTSRAGLESLAELGFADRVLTDFRQALTATTGAVLIVGPAGSGKTTTAYAAIREVVSHSQGGRAIHSLEDPVEVVVPGVTQSQVQPAVGFTMETALKSLVRQDPEVLMLGEIRDRTTAETTLEAALTGSLVITTFHAGSVQEALQRLVDMGIAPFAIRHAVRMVVAQRLVRKLCDCKLPGEVSRDAAPLGFEVEHCMGPAGCQQCAGTGYSGRALLAEASTNIDVNGANTPEPFMAAANRLIDSGETSPAEVVRALGWRPDRC encoded by the coding sequence ATGATGCCTACGAACCGCCTTGCCGAGTGGCACGAATTCCTCACCGCCGGCCCGGCCGATGCGGTAGAGTTGGTCGATCGTCTGCTGGCTCTGGTGGCCGAGTCGCGGGCGAGCGACGTGCACATCGACCCGACCGAATCGACCATCGAGTTTCGCTGGCGGCTCGACGGGGTGCTGGCTCCGCTGGGGCAACTCCCTCGTTCGCTGGCTGCCCACGTGATTGGCCGACTCAAGGTGCTGGCTGGTCTACTGACTTACGAAACCGCGCTGCCGCAAGAGGGACGCTTAGCGTCGCCGACCACCGGTGGAGAGTTTCGCGTCAGCACGTTTCCCACCTTGTTCGGCGAGCGGGCTGTGCTGCGGGCGCTAGGTACCAGCCGCGCGGGTCTCGAATCGCTGGCCGAGCTGGGGTTCGCCGACCGGGTGCTGACCGATTTTCGCCAGGCACTCACCGCAACCACCGGAGCGGTGCTGATTGTCGGCCCCGCTGGCAGCGGAAAAACGACCACCGCTTACGCAGCGATTCGCGAGGTGGTGTCGCACAGCCAGGGGGGCCGTGCGATCCACTCGTTGGAAGACCCGGTGGAAGTCGTGGTGCCAGGGGTTACGCAGTCGCAGGTGCAACCAGCGGTGGGGTTCACCATGGAGACCGCCCTCAAGTCGCTCGTGAGACAAGATCCCGAAGTGCTGATGCTCGGCGAAATACGCGATCGCACCACGGCCGAAACCACGCTCGAGGCCGCGCTGACCGGAAGTTTGGTGATTACCACGTTTCATGCCGGCAGCGTACAGGAAGCCTTGCAGCGATTAGTCGATATGGGCATCGCTCCCTTCGCGATACGCCATGCCGTGCGAATGGTGGTCGCCCAGCGATTGGTCCGTAAGCTTTGCGATTGCAAACTGCCCGGCGAGGTGTCGCGCGATGCGGCTCCGCTTGGTTTCGAGGTCGAGCACTGCATGGGACCGGCCGGTTGTCAGCAGTGCGCGGGTACTGGATACTCGGGGCGTGCGCTTTTGGCCGAGGCCAGCACCAATATCGACGTCAACGGGGCGAATACCCCAGAGCCGTTCATGGCGGCCGCGAATCGCTTAATCGACTCAGGCGAAACGAGTCCCGCCGAGGTGGTGCGTGCCTTGGGCTGGAGGCCCGATCGGTGTTAA
- a CDS encoding type II secretion system F family protein → MAKDTSPTLDDFAALNAELASLVRARMPLEPSLRQIARYLPTGAADMAERLAKRLEQGMSLGDAIELEGKKLPEMYLAVISAGLESGEPAGALEAVSQSAARLATLRQTTGIALIVPVMVVVIASALFGFLLQMALLNN, encoded by the coding sequence ATGGCTAAAGACACTTCTCCAACGCTCGACGACTTTGCTGCCTTGAACGCCGAACTGGCTTCACTGGTGCGGGCGCGGATGCCGCTGGAGCCTTCGCTCCGCCAGATCGCCAGGTACTTGCCGACAGGGGCTGCCGACATGGCCGAACGGTTGGCCAAGCGGCTGGAGCAAGGCATGTCGCTTGGTGATGCCATCGAGTTAGAAGGAAAAAAACTCCCCGAGATGTATCTCGCTGTGATTTCGGCAGGGCTTGAAAGCGGAGAGCCAGCCGGGGCGCTCGAAGCGGTATCGCAAAGCGCCGCCCGACTGGCAACGCTCCGCCAAACCACTGGTATCGCGCTGATCGTGCCAGTTATGGTGGTCGTTATCGCGAGTGCCTTGTTCGGATTTCTGCTTCAAATGGCCTTGTTGAACAATTAG
- a CDS encoding IS5 family transposase produces the protein MATKEKRTYKVTNWKEYNKSLIERGNITIWFSDEALENWEHPNDQTKVGRPFVFSDTAIECLLTIRELLKLPYRQTEGFGRSLVAMLGVEAAIPNYSSLAKRASKLNVSLDIANKRGDIDIVVDSTGMKVFGEGEWKMRTHGKSKRRTWRKLHLSVNPDTREIVAEILTENSCHDADAVPEMLEQVEQPVKKFHGDGSYDKWKVYEGLESEGIEPVIPPQHNAKIKQHGNSAEEPLPRDEAIRQIRRKGRRSWKEEVGYHRRSLAETTMYRVKQSFGSHLKNRVFENQQTEARLRCKIINQFTQLGLPQFEWS, from the coding sequence ATGGCTACGAAAGAAAAACGAACCTACAAAGTCACGAACTGGAAGGAGTATAACAAGTCGCTCATCGAGCGTGGAAACATCACTATTTGGTTTAGCGACGAGGCGTTGGAGAACTGGGAACATCCTAACGACCAGACAAAAGTCGGTCGCCCTTTTGTCTTCAGCGATACGGCGATCGAGTGCTTGCTGACGATTCGCGAACTGCTGAAACTTCCCTATCGGCAGACTGAGGGATTCGGCCGCTCGCTGGTGGCGATGTTGGGCGTCGAGGCAGCGATTCCCAATTATTCTTCGCTCGCCAAGCGAGCCAGCAAGCTGAATGTTTCGCTCGATATCGCTAACAAGAGGGGCGACATCGATATCGTGGTGGATAGCACCGGCATGAAAGTGTTTGGCGAGGGCGAATGGAAGATGCGGACGCATGGCAAGTCGAAGCGGCGGACATGGCGGAAGCTGCATTTGTCGGTGAATCCTGACACCCGCGAGATTGTGGCGGAGATTTTGACCGAGAACAGTTGCCACGATGCCGATGCGGTTCCCGAAATGCTGGAGCAGGTGGAGCAGCCCGTAAAAAAGTTTCACGGCGACGGTAGTTACGACAAGTGGAAGGTTTATGAAGGGCTGGAATCCGAAGGCATTGAGCCGGTGATTCCGCCGCAGCACAACGCCAAGATCAAACAACATGGCAACTCTGCGGAGGAGCCTTTGCCCCGGGACGAGGCAATTCGTCAGATTCGACGCAAGGGGCGTAGGAGTTGGAAAGAGGAAGTGGGCTATCATCGTAGAAGCTTGGCGGAAACGACCATGTACCGAGTGAAACAAAGCTTTGGGAGCCATCTCAAAAACCGAGTATTCGAAAACCAACAAACGGAAGCCCGCTTGCGCTGTAAAATCATCAATCAATTCACCCAACTCGGGCTTCCACAGTTCGAGTGGAGTTAG